From the Conger conger chromosome 14, fConCon1.1, whole genome shotgun sequence genome, one window contains:
- the LOC133110764 gene encoding synaptophysin-like, which yields MDIVNQLVATGQFTVVKQPLGFIKILQWIFAIFAFATCGSYSGMFKMSVECKNRTESDLNIEVEFQYPFRLHQVYFDAPTCKGRNQERLFLTGDYSSSAEFFVTIGVFSFLYSMAALAVYFFCLEKYRENNKGAQIDFGVTCVFTFMWLVSAAAWAKGLSDVKTATNPDRVITLISACEDIENRCKEIHDPVVSGLNTSVVFGFLNLIIWAGNLWFVFKETGWLAAFTHYPPPSQEKQPAPESFGQQGGYAQQDPYAGSQGGYQPEYGQQGGYEGGDYGQDYGQQGAPTSFANQM from the exons ATGGATATTGTGAACCAG TTGGTCGCTACCGGGCAATTCACCGTGGTCAAGCAGCCACTGGGGTTCATAAAGATCCTACAATGG atttttgccatttttgcaTTCGCCACATGTGGGAGCTACTCTGGGATGTTCAAAATGAGCGTGGAGTGCAAGAACAGGACGGAGAGTGACCTCAACATCGAAGTGGAGTTTCAGTACCCCTTCAG GCTCCACCAGGTGTACTTTGATGCCCCGACATGTAAGGGCAGAAATCAAGAGAGGTTGTTCCTCACGGGCGACTACTCCTCCTCAGCGGAGTTCTTCGTCACCATCGGTGTCTTCTCCTTCCTGTACTCCATGGCGGCCCTCGCTGTGTATTTCTTCTGCTTGGAGAAGTACCGCGAAAACAACAAGGGGGCTCAGATT GATTTCGGAGTGACCTGCGTGTTCACCTTCATGTGGCTGGTCAGTGCGGCTGCTTGGGCCAAGGGGCTCTCAGATGTGAAGACGGCCACCAACCCTGACCGCGTCATCACCCTCATCTCCGCCTGCGAGGATATTGAGAACCGCTGCAAAGAGATCCACGACCCCGTGGTGTCCGGGCTCAACACCTCCGTC GTCTTCGGGTTCCTCAACCTGATCATCTGGGCGGGGAACCTGTGGTTCGTGTTCAAGGAGACGGGCTGGCTGGCGGCCTTCACCCACTACCCCCCACCGTCGCAGGAGAAGCAGCCGGCCCCCGAGTCCTTCGGCCAGCAGGGGGGCTACGCCCAGCAGGACCCCTACGCGGGGTCACAGGGCGGCTACCAGCCCGAGTACGGCCAGCAGGGCGGCTACGAGGGCGGGGACTACGGCCAGGACtacggccagcagggggcgcccaCGTCGTTCGCCAATCAGATGTGA